A region from the Microcoleus sp. FACHB-672 genome encodes:
- a CDS encoding WD40 repeat domain-containing protein, which produces MTQAAARIIPSIDAWKSPRLVRILEDHKGTVESLSFSPDGQILASGGGSLDPRIRIWDLQKGEKIRTLKGHKTRVLALAIASDGETLASGSDDSLLNIWNFKTGKLNHTFSEPASNILSLAISPNGQTLVSGGLDGIKLWDLTKQRPVQNWVRYEIFYSVAISPDGRLLVSGSKDATVKVWDLSTGNFIGTLKGHTQPVSALVFTPDSQTLITGSYDTAIKAWNIQTGELIHTLFDHTNQIDSLAMNPDGQTLASAGHDGIRIWDLNTQQLIVKFPAHSDWVQSLAFSPDGQTLATGGFDSLIKIWQANPLPQEVLTDNGI; this is translated from the coding sequence ATGACCCAAGCTGCTGCCCGAATCATCCCTAGTATCGATGCTTGGAAAAGTCCACGACTTGTTCGGATTTTGGAGGATCATAAAGGAACTGTTGAAAGCCTTTCCTTCAGTCCAGACGGGCAAATTCTTGCCAGTGGTGGAGGGAGTTTAGATCCTAGAATTAGAATTTGGGATTTGCAAAAAGGGGAAAAAATTCGCACCCTTAAAGGACATAAAACGAGAGTGCTAGCACTAGCCATTGCCTCAGATGGTGAAACACTCGCCAGTGGCAGTGATGACTCCCTACTCAATATTTGGAATTTTAAAACCGGCAAGTTAAATCATACGTTCTCAGAGCCGGCTAGCAATATATTATCTCTAGCGATTAGCCCGAACGGTCAAACTCTCGTCAGCGGCGGTTTGGATGGCATTAAATTATGGGATTTAACGAAGCAGCGACCCGTGCAAAATTGGGTGCGCTATGAGATTTTTTATTCAGTTGCAATTAGTCCTGATGGGCGTTTGCTAGTGAGTGGTAGCAAAGACGCAACGGTAAAAGTGTGGGATTTGTCCACCGGCAACTTCATCGGAACCCTGAAGGGGCATACACAGCCGGTAAGTGCACTTGTTTTCACGCCAGACAGTCAAACATTAATTACCGGCAGTTACGATACTGCAATTAAAGCGTGGAATATCCAAACAGGAGAACTGATTCACACACTTTTTGACCATACCAACCAGATTGATTCTCTGGCGATGAATCCAGACGGGCAAACATTAGCAAGTGCCGGTCATGATGGTATCCGAATCTGGGACTTAAACACTCAGCAACTAATTGTCAAGTTTCCCGCCCATTCTGACTGGGTGCAATCCTTGGCGTTCAGCCCAGATGGGCAAACGCTTGCTACTGGGGGATTTGACAGCTTGATTAAGATTTGGCAAGCCAATCCCCTGCCTCAAGAAGTTTTAACCGACAACGGAATTTAA
- a CDS encoding TrmH family RNA methyltransferase translates to MLTSLQNSLVKQIRKLHAAKGRREQQLFLIEGTHLLEEACAVNFPLVTVCCTPQWQERHPNLWETATENADRSEVVSAEVLAALATTVNPDGVVATAQRTAIASPSGTTDLGIALETLQDPGNLGTIIRTATAAGAGGLWLSGDSVDADQPKVLRASAGAWFRLPIIVSPDLKAEVGRCRQQGMQVIATASNAPETYWEIDYRRPTLILLGNEGAGLSADLVELADRQVKIPLKAGVESLNVAIAAALILYEAQRQRGFTPENSDNPSILDT, encoded by the coding sequence ATGCTGACGAGTCTTCAGAATTCTCTAGTCAAACAAATTCGGAAGTTGCACGCTGCCAAAGGCCGGCGGGAACAACAGCTATTTCTCATCGAAGGAACGCATTTGCTGGAAGAAGCGTGTGCGGTGAACTTCCCCCTCGTCACGGTTTGCTGCACGCCCCAATGGCAGGAACGTCATCCCAATCTGTGGGAAACGGCAACTGAAAACGCTGATCGCTCAGAAGTAGTGAGTGCTGAAGTGCTTGCAGCGTTGGCAACGACGGTTAACCCGGATGGCGTTGTGGCAACAGCGCAACGGACGGCAATCGCTTCACCCTCCGGTACCACAGATTTGGGTATTGCCTTGGAAACGTTGCAAGATCCGGGCAACCTTGGCACCATTATCCGGACGGCAACGGCTGCCGGTGCAGGCGGTTTATGGCTGAGTGGGGATAGTGTAGATGCGGATCAGCCAAAGGTGCTGCGGGCGTCAGCAGGTGCATGGTTTCGGTTGCCAATAATCGTTAGTCCCGATTTAAAAGCTGAAGTTGGTCGCTGCCGGCAGCAGGGAATGCAAGTAATCGCAACTGCTAGCAATGCCCCAGAAACTTATTGGGAAATTGACTACCGCCGCCCTACGCTGATTTTGCTTGGTAATGAAGGGGCTGGCTTATCTGCTGATTTAGTAGAGTTGGCAGATCGGCAAGTCAAAATTCCTCTCAAAGCCGGTGTGGAGTCGTTGAATGTGGCCATCGCTGCTGCCCTGATATTATACGAAGCTCAACGGCAACGCGGCTTCACTCCTGAGAATTCTGACAATCCGTCGATTTTGGATACTTAG
- a CDS encoding pyridoxal-phosphate-dependent aminotransferase family protein, with protein MDDKLMLMIPGPTPVPEQALLALSRHPIGHRSGDFSKIMAEVTQNLKWLHQTENDVLILTASGTGAMEAGIINFLSPGDRVLVGCNGKFGDRWAEVCEAYGLAVEKVSAEWGKALEPEQFREKLAADTGKQIKAVILTHSETSTGVLNDLEAINRHVKDHGEALMMVDTVTSLGAVNVPMDAWGLDVVASGSQKGYMIPPGLGFVGVSPKAWEAYKTAKLPRYYLDLGKYRKDAAKNTTPFTPPVNLFFALQASLNMMRNEGLENIFARHQRLMKATRAAIKAMDLPLLTSDEAASPAITAVGPAQIDAEKVRSIVKKRFDIVLAGGQDHLTGKIFRIGHLGFVSDRDILAAIASLEVAFKELGHKSFTPGAGVAAAAEIFAQS; from the coding sequence ATGGACGATAAGCTGATGCTGATGATTCCTGGCCCAACGCCGGTGCCAGAGCAGGCATTACTCGCGCTCTCTCGGCACCCAATTGGCCACCGCAGTGGTGATTTTAGTAAAATCATGGCCGAGGTTACTCAAAACCTCAAATGGCTGCACCAAACGGAAAACGATGTTTTGATTTTGACAGCCAGCGGCACCGGCGCGATGGAAGCAGGAATTATCAACTTTCTGAGTCCGGGCGATCGGGTTTTGGTTGGCTGTAATGGTAAATTTGGCGATCGGTGGGCTGAAGTTTGTGAAGCTTATGGACTCGCCGTAGAGAAAGTTTCCGCAGAGTGGGGCAAAGCACTCGAACCTGAACAGTTCCGAGAAAAACTGGCAGCAGACACCGGCAAACAAATCAAAGCCGTGATCCTTACCCACAGCGAAACGTCCACCGGCGTGCTTAATGACTTAGAAGCGATCAACCGGCACGTCAAAGATCATGGCGAAGCCTTGATGATGGTAGACACCGTTACCAGCTTAGGGGCGGTTAATGTGCCGATGGATGCCTGGGGATTGGATGTTGTGGCATCTGGGTCACAAAAAGGCTATATGATTCCTCCTGGGCTGGGTTTTGTCGGTGTTAGCCCGAAAGCTTGGGAGGCTTACAAAACGGCAAAACTTCCCCGCTACTACTTGGATCTGGGTAAGTATCGTAAAGATGCTGCGAAAAATACTACGCCTTTTACACCGCCAGTCAACTTGTTTTTTGCCCTGCAAGCCTCGCTGAACATGATGCGGAATGAGGGGTTAGAAAATATTTTTGCACGGCACCAGCGCTTAATGAAGGCCACTCGCGCTGCAATTAAAGCAATGGATCTCCCGCTGTTGACCTCGGATGAGGCAGCCAGTCCAGCGATCACAGCCGTAGGGCCGGCACAAATAGACGCAGAAAAAGTGCGTTCAATTGTGAAAAAGCGGTTCGATATTGTCCTCGCCGGCGGACAAGATCATCTTACGGGCAAGATATTCCGAATTGGTCACTTAGGTTTTGTCAGTGATCGTGATATCTTGGCGGCGATTGCTTCTCTAGAAGTTGCCTTCAAAGAATTGGGTCATAAAAGCTTCACTCCGGGTGCCGGTGTTGCCGCTGCTGCTGAAATTTTTGCTCAGTCTTAG
- the murA gene encoding UDP-N-acetylglucosamine 1-carboxyvinyltransferase: MKDNHASPEKADNSILHIWGRSTLQGHVKISGAKNAALVVMAGALLCPEDCRIRNVPLLADVARMGQILSALGVKIERNGDILDVNATEIGQSQAPYELVSQLRASFFAIGPILARLGAAQIPLPGGCAIGARPVELHVRGLRAMGADVQIEHGIVHAYVTGPNRRLKGAKIYLDYPSVGATETLMMAATLADGETTIDNAAQEPEVVDLANFCRSMGAKIQGAGTKTIVISGVPKLHSTDYSIIPDRIEAGTFLVAGAITRSEISLSPVISDDLTAVMAKLRAIGAKIIADAPYQLRIIPGESNIATDIETLPYPGFPTDMQAQFMALLTISEGDSVISETVFENRLRHVAELNRMGADIRVKGNHAIVRGVPMLSGAPVVATDLRASAALVLAGLAAEGKTTIQGLQHLDRGYERLDVKLQQLGAKLQRIQGEPEDVEANVEVDNESAASKSTESALK; encoded by the coding sequence TTGAAAGATAATCACGCATCTCCTGAAAAAGCAGACAACTCGATTCTGCACATTTGGGGCCGATCTACTCTGCAAGGCCATGTCAAAATTAGCGGGGCGAAAAACGCTGCCTTGGTGGTGATGGCTGGCGCATTGCTCTGTCCAGAGGATTGCCGAATCCGCAACGTTCCGTTATTAGCCGACGTCGCTCGCATGGGCCAAATTCTTTCAGCCCTAGGCGTGAAGATAGAGCGAAATGGGGACATCTTAGACGTTAATGCCACCGAAATCGGGCAATCGCAAGCGCCTTACGAGTTAGTGAGCCAGCTAAGAGCGAGTTTCTTTGCGATTGGGCCAATACTCGCCCGGTTGGGGGCAGCTCAAATCCCTCTACCTGGAGGGTGTGCCATCGGTGCCAGGCCGGTTGAGCTTCACGTTCGCGGTTTGCGGGCGATGGGGGCGGATGTGCAAATTGAGCATGGAATTGTTCATGCTTATGTTACCGGCCCGAACCGGCGCTTAAAGGGTGCCAAAATCTACCTGGACTATCCCAGCGTAGGAGCAACTGAAACCTTGATGATGGCGGCGACGCTGGCTGATGGTGAAACCACGATTGATAACGCGGCTCAAGAGCCAGAAGTTGTGGATCTGGCAAATTTCTGCCGCTCAATGGGGGCAAAAATACAAGGGGCCGGCACCAAGACTATTGTGATTTCTGGGGTGCCAAAATTGCATTCGACCGATTACAGCATCATTCCTGATCGAATAGAAGCTGGGACATTTTTGGTCGCGGGGGCGATTACCCGTTCGGAAATCAGCCTGTCGCCGGTGATTTCGGATGATCTGACGGCGGTCATGGCTAAACTGCGGGCGATTGGGGCGAAAATAATCGCTGACGCGCCCTACCAACTGCGGATTATTCCAGGGGAAAGTAATATAGCAACGGATATTGAAACATTGCCATATCCCGGTTTCCCCACTGATATGCAGGCGCAGTTTATGGCCTTGCTCACCATAAGTGAGGGAGACAGTGTCATTAGCGAGACGGTATTTGAGAATCGGCTGCGTCATGTGGCGGAATTAAACCGCATGGGTGCAGATATTCGCGTCAAAGGCAATCATGCGATTGTGCGAGGTGTACCGATGCTCTCAGGTGCGCCGGTGGTGGCAACCGACTTACGCGCTTCTGCCGCTTTGGTGCTGGCTGGGCTGGCAGCAGAGGGCAAAACCACGATCCAAGGGTTGCAGCACTTAGACCGAGGTTACGAGCGGTTAGATGTCAAACTACAGCAACTCGGCGCTAAATTACAGCGGATACAGGGTGAGCCTGAAGACGTGGAAGCGAATGTGGAAGTGGACAATGAATCGGCGGCAAGCAAGTCAACGGAATCGGCATTAAAATAA
- the trpC gene encoding indole-3-glycerol phosphate synthase TrpC, whose protein sequence is MHIRRRPPNPSVAVTSLRYQVKMADSEPRHILEEIVWQKETEVAQLRERLPLAELQYQVKSAPAPRDFLAALREGKTQPALIAEVKKASPSKGVIREDFEPVEIALAYQQGGASCISVLTDEKFFQGSFENLRRVRSSVELSVLCKDFLIYPYQIYLARLNGADAVLLIAAILSDKDLQYFVKIVKVLGMTALIEVHTLEELDRVLGIEGVTLVGINNRNLEDFSVDLQTTVGLMAERGEQLRERGILVVSESGLHAREDLSRVADAGATAVLIGESLVKQPDPADAIAKLFLNT, encoded by the coding sequence ATGCACATTCGACGCCGTCCTCCAAATCCATCTGTTGCCGTTACTTCCCTGCGCTATCAAGTTAAAATGGCTGACTCGGAACCGCGCCATATTCTAGAAGAAATTGTCTGGCAAAAGGAAACTGAAGTCGCCCAACTGCGAGAACGCTTGCCTTTAGCTGAGCTACAGTATCAGGTAAAAAGCGCACCGGCACCCCGCGATTTTTTGGCGGCGTTGCGGGAAGGCAAAACGCAACCGGCACTGATTGCGGAAGTCAAGAAGGCGTCTCCCAGTAAGGGCGTAATCCGGGAGGATTTCGAGCCGGTGGAGATTGCTCTCGCCTACCAGCAAGGCGGTGCGAGCTGCATCTCGGTTTTGACGGATGAGAAATTTTTTCAAGGCAGCTTTGAGAATTTGCGGCGGGTTCGCTCCTCAGTTGAGCTGTCGGTGCTATGCAAGGATTTTCTAATTTATCCCTACCAAATCTACCTGGCTCGCCTCAACGGAGCTGATGCGGTGCTGTTGATTGCGGCGATTCTTTCTGACAAGGATTTACAATATTTCGTGAAAATTGTTAAGGTTTTGGGAATGACAGCCCTGATAGAAGTTCACACCTTGGAGGAACTTGATCGGGTGCTGGGCATTGAGGGTGTAACGTTGGTGGGGATTAATAATCGCAATTTGGAAGACTTTTCTGTGGATCTGCAAACCACTGTTGGACTGATGGCAGAACGAGGCGAGCAGTTGCGTGAACGTGGTATTTTAGTCGTGAGCGAGTCGGGGCTGCACGCCAGAGAGGATTTGAGTCGGGTTGCAGATGCCGGCGCTACTGCGGTTCTCATTGGTGAGTCTTTGGTGAAACAGCCAGACCCAGCCGATGCCATCGCGAAGCTTTTCTTAAACACTTAG
- a CDS encoding M48 family metallopeptidase — protein MDFLKTPLIGLKADQFRHPLDLEATNSLKQLPGLDLLVRNLLGPIGEQFFYLDNIASSVLVGEQQLPHLHQLLLEACKILDLEPPQLYVRQHPVPNAYTFAMRGRQPFIVMHTSLIELLTPPEIQAVIAHELGHLKCDHGVYLTLANLMVLAANQLPNLGGAIAQSLQAQLLEWVRCAEFTCDRAALLAAQDPKVVISLLMKLAGGSATLAPQLNVDAFLAQARAYDDISRNQLGEMLKQAQTAQLTHPVPVLRAREIDRWASTKDYESLLHQREMRYNKNSEPKGGWRNW, from the coding sequence ATGGATTTCTTGAAGACACCGCTAATCGGTCTGAAAGCAGACCAATTTCGTCACCCGCTCGATCTGGAAGCGACAAATTCCCTCAAGCAACTGCCTGGGTTAGACCTGCTGGTGCGAAATCTGCTAGGGCCAATTGGTGAGCAGTTTTTTTACCTGGACAATATTGCCTCTAGTGTTTTGGTGGGCGAACAGCAGTTGCCGCATTTGCATCAACTGCTGTTAGAAGCCTGCAAAATTCTGGATCTAGAACCGCCGCAACTTTATGTGCGCCAACATCCGGTTCCCAACGCTTATACCTTTGCAATGCGGGGCCGACAACCGTTTATTGTCATGCACACCTCTTTGATTGAGCTGCTGACTCCGCCTGAAATTCAAGCGGTGATCGCTCATGAATTGGGTCATCTCAAGTGCGATCATGGCGTGTATTTGACCTTGGCAAACTTGATGGTGCTTGCCGCCAATCAACTGCCAAACTTGGGCGGAGCGATCGCTCAAAGCTTACAAGCCCAACTTCTAGAGTGGGTGCGATGTGCAGAATTTACTTGTGATCGGGCGGCACTGCTAGCTGCTCAAGATCCGAAGGTAGTGATTTCTCTCCTCATGAAGTTGGCAGGGGGTTCCGCGACTCTGGCACCGCAATTGAATGTGGATGCTTTTCTGGCTCAAGCCCGCGCCTATGATGACATTAGCAGAAACCAGTTGGGAGAAATGCTCAAGCAAGCGCAAACGGCTCAACTGACGCATCCCGTGCCAGTATTACGAGCGCGAGAAATTGATCGGTGGGCAAGTACAAAAGATTATGAATCTTTGTTGCATCAGCGAGAAATGCGCTATAATAAGAACTCAGAACCCAAGGGCGGGTGGCGGAATTGGTAG
- a CDS encoding DEAD/DEAH box helicase, producing MAVGNEDQGRKFITTEPLEASTEAGEQKVWDAVRSAFADRSCIGYWRYPLFSKVGETRKEPDILIADQELNLIVIEILSVTIDQIIEINENVWRFQNFFATESNPYQQAEGQLKALIAYCDRESAICGKVPGRALVALPLITQKEWQEKGFEKLPNRPSIIFQEHLNEAGLVERIQQTHPAVAGSNLDEQQWELMLAVIGGMPVLRKPSRTLESSNDKTRASIISTLQEKLYELDFQQEHIGKGIPPGIQRMRGIAGSGKTVLLCQKAAHMHLKHPEWDIALVFFTRTLYDLMIGSVAQWLRHFSGGDIQYDPKINKKLRVLHAWGAKEQPGLYSTICEFHGIRRRTAGDTREKQPGRGLADLCKRLAEEIEIQPLFDAVLIDEGQDLVADGDLKYQDKQAIYWLAYQALRPADPEHPEQRRLIWAYDEAQSLDSLKIPTTKELFGENISGLLTKGAQYPGGIKKYEVMRRCYRTPGPILTAAHAIGMGLLRSEGMLTGITRADDWRAIGYEVTGKFIPGQQITLHRPPQNSPNPIGELWGEPVLEFNIYRSRKAELSALSEKIWHNLSEDELKPSRDILVVVLGASEDAIELENQVASFLIEQGIDIYIPTALELNELKPQWPHQKPNCFWKEGGVTVSRVPRAKGNEANMVYVVGCDNVARNESDVSLRNQLFIALTRARGWANLSGVGDYPMYEEIQQVIDSGDTFSFTYKRPLKRDIGDKEGV from the coding sequence ATGGCCGTTGGTAACGAAGATCAGGGTCGCAAGTTCATCACTACAGAACCGCTAGAAGCAAGCACAGAAGCGGGTGAACAGAAAGTTTGGGATGCAGTACGAAGTGCGTTTGCTGATAGAAGTTGTATCGGCTACTGGCGCTATCCTCTTTTTTCCAAAGTAGGAGAAACCAGAAAAGAGCCAGATATTCTCATTGCCGATCAAGAACTTAATCTAATCGTTATTGAAATTCTATCTGTCACCATTGATCAAATTATTGAAATTAACGAAAATGTGTGGCGTTTCCAGAACTTTTTTGCCACAGAATCAAACCCTTATCAGCAAGCTGAAGGGCAACTAAAGGCTCTAATTGCCTACTGTGATCGTGAATCGGCTATTTGTGGCAAAGTTCCGGGACGAGCGCTGGTTGCACTGCCTCTGATCACCCAAAAAGAATGGCAAGAAAAAGGCTTTGAGAAACTTCCCAATCGCCCTTCTATTATCTTCCAAGAGCATTTGAATGAAGCCGGCTTAGTGGAACGCATTCAACAAACCCATCCTGCTGTAGCGGGGAGTAATTTAGATGAGCAACAGTGGGAGTTAATGCTCGCAGTGATCGGCGGGATGCCGGTGCTGAGAAAACCTTCCCGCACGCTTGAATCTAGCAACGATAAAACTCGCGCTAGCATTATTTCAACGTTGCAAGAAAAACTTTATGAATTAGATTTTCAACAAGAACATATCGGTAAAGGTATTCCTCCAGGTATTCAGCGGATGCGGGGAATCGCCGGCTCAGGAAAAACAGTCTTGCTGTGTCAAAAAGCAGCCCATATGCATTTAAAGCATCCAGAGTGGGATATTGCCTTAGTATTTTTTACTCGCACTCTTTACGATTTAATGATTGGATCGGTCGCTCAATGGTTGCGTCATTTCAGTGGAGGAGATATTCAGTATGATCCAAAGATAAATAAAAAGCTGCGAGTGCTTCATGCCTGGGGAGCGAAAGAGCAACCGGGACTTTATAGTACAATTTGTGAATTCCACGGGATTCGACGCAGAACGGCAGGAGACACGAGGGAAAAACAGCCTGGACGTGGATTAGCTGACTTGTGCAAGCGGTTAGCTGAAGAGATAGAAATTCAACCGCTTTTTGATGCAGTTTTGATTGATGAAGGGCAAGATTTAGTTGCTGATGGTGATTTAAAATATCAAGATAAACAAGCAATTTACTGGCTGGCGTATCAGGCATTGCGCCCCGCCGATCCAGAACATCCAGAGCAGCGTCGATTAATTTGGGCGTATGATGAAGCGCAAAGTTTAGATAGCTTAAAAATTCCTACGACTAAAGAATTGTTTGGTGAAAACATTAGCGGGTTATTAACCAAAGGAGCGCAGTATCCGGGGGGAATTAAAAAATATGAAGTGATGCGCCGGTGCTACCGCACGCCAGGGCCAATTCTTACAGCAGCTCATGCGATAGGAATGGGATTGCTTCGTTCAGAGGGAATGCTAACAGGAATTACCCGTGCAGATGATTGGAGAGCAATTGGCTATGAAGTCACCGGCAAGTTTATTCCAGGGCAGCAAATCACGCTTCACCGGCCTCCTCAAAATTCACCGAATCCTATAGGTGAACTGTGGGGAGAACCTGTATTAGAATTTAATATTTATCGCTCTCGTAAAGCAGAATTGAGCGCACTTTCTGAGAAGATTTGGCATAACCTGAGCGAAGACGAACTTAAGCCCAGCCGAGACATTTTAGTTGTCGTATTAGGCGCTAGCGAAGATGCTATTGAGTTAGAAAATCAAGTGGCAAGTTTCTTGATAGAACAAGGTATTGATATCTACATTCCGACTGCTTTAGAATTAAATGAACTAAAACCTCAGTGGCCACACCAGAAACCAAATTGTTTTTGGAAGGAGGGTGGCGTTACCGTGTCTCGGGTTCCCCGCGCAAAAGGCAATGAGGCAAATATGGTTTATGTAGTTGGCTGTGATAATGTTGCTCGAAATGAGAGTGATGTTAGCTTGCGTAATCAGTTATTTATTGCCTTAACACGGGCGCGAGGTTGGGCAAATCTTAGCGGGGTTGGTGATTATCCAATGTATGAAGAAATACAGCAGGTGATAGATAGTGGAGACACTTTTTCATTTACTTATAAGCGCCCCTTAAAGCGAGATATTGGTGACAAAGAAGGAGTTTGA
- a CDS encoding DUF2949 domain-containing protein: protein MAPATHNKFIRFLQDDLAISASCLKIALRHREQDPGPLPMILWQYGLVTIEQLERIYDWLETA from the coding sequence ATGGCACCCGCAACACACAATAAATTCATCCGATTTTTACAAGACGATTTAGCAATTTCTGCATCCTGTCTTAAAATCGCTCTGCGGCATCGGGAGCAAGATCCAGGCCCATTGCCCATGATTCTTTGGCAGTATGGCTTGGTAACGATTGAACAGTTAGAACGAATCTACGACTGGCTGGAAACAGCATAA
- a CDS encoding heavy metal-responsive transcriptional regulator produces MNTRAIAKLLKIGEVAAGTGLPVKTIRYYDEIGLLAPTVERSDSGYRLFNEAIMNRLAFIKRAQSLGLSLSEIQELLSVHDGGALPCGEVKHRLQTKLEEIAEQIAALEMLKAELQGLLSGWEEQPPAHLIAQTICPNIQSNNDE; encoded by the coding sequence ATGAACACTCGCGCTATCGCCAAATTGCTTAAAATTGGCGAAGTAGCAGCCGGCACAGGGTTGCCGGTTAAAACCATTCGCTACTACGATGAAATTGGTTTGCTGGCTCCTACCGTAGAACGCTCTGATTCAGGATACCGACTTTTTAATGAAGCGATCATGAATCGGTTAGCATTTATTAAGCGAGCGCAATCTTTAGGACTTAGTCTCAGTGAAATACAAGAACTTTTGAGCGTCCATGATGGCGGAGCTTTACCTTGCGGAGAAGTCAAACACCGGCTGCAAACAAAATTAGAAGAAATTGCCGAACAAATTGCAGCTTTGGAAATGCTAAAAGCTGAATTACAAGGGCTGCTAAGCGGATGGGAAGAACAGCCGCCGGCTCACCTAATCGCTCAAACAATATGTCCAAACATTCAATCGAACAATGATGAATGA
- the lpdA gene encoding dihydrolipoyl dehydrogenase, whose translation MSQGFDYDLLIIGAGVGGHGAALHAVSCGLKVAIVESAEMGGTCINRGCIPSKALLAAAGRVRELRDAHHLKTLGIQLGEMTFDRQAISDHAGSIVSKIRGDMTNSLKRLGVDVIQGWGRLAASQKVTVTTDKGEKTVTADEVILAPGSVPFVPPGIEIDGKTVFTSDGGIKLESLPSWIAIIGSGYIGLEFADIYTALGSEITMIEALDQLMPTFDPDIAKQAQRVLIAPRDIETRVGLLAKKVTPGSPVVIELADAKTKEIVEVLEVDACLVATGRIPATKDMGLEAAGVEIDRRGFIPVDDRMAVLSGGEPVPHLWAIGDATGKMMLAHAASAQGITAVENICGRPRTVDYRCIPAAAFTHPEISFVGMTEPAAKEMGQAEGFEVGAVRTYFKGNSKAIAEGETDGLAKVIYRQDTGELLGVHILGIHAADLIQEAANAIAHRQSVRDLAFLVHTHPTLSEVLDEAYKRALTPH comes from the coding sequence ATGAGTCAGGGATTTGATTACGATTTGCTAATTATCGGGGCCGGTGTGGGCGGACATGGTGCGGCTTTGCACGCGGTCAGCTGCGGCTTAAAAGTGGCGATTGTGGAATCGGCTGAAATGGGCGGCACCTGTATTAACCGGGGCTGCATTCCCTCAAAAGCCTTGCTGGCGGCTGCCGGTCGCGTGCGGGAACTGCGGGATGCTCACCATCTCAAGACGTTGGGGATTCAATTAGGCGAAATGACGTTCGACCGGCAAGCCATTTCAGACCATGCCGGCAGCATCGTCAGCAAAATTCGCGGCGATATGACCAATAGCCTCAAACGTCTGGGCGTCGATGTGATTCAAGGATGGGGCCGGCTAGCTGCATCACAAAAAGTAACCGTCACGACAGACAAAGGTGAAAAAACAGTCACCGCCGACGAGGTTATTTTGGCTCCCGGTTCGGTTCCTTTTGTCCCCCCAGGCATTGAAATTGACGGAAAAACCGTATTTACGAGTGATGGCGGCATCAAGCTAGAATCACTGCCGTCTTGGATCGCCATCATTGGCAGTGGTTATATTGGCCTAGAGTTTGCCGATATTTACACCGCACTGGGCAGTGAAATCACGATGATCGAAGCCCTAGATCAGTTGATGCCTACGTTTGACCCAGATATTGCCAAACAAGCTCAGCGCGTGCTGATCGCGCCCCGCGACATTGAAACCAGAGTGGGGCTTTTGGCGAAAAAAGTAACGCCCGGATCGCCGGTGGTGATTGAACTTGCCGACGCCAAAACCAAAGAAATTGTAGAAGTTTTAGAAGTGGATGCCTGCTTGGTTGCAACAGGACGCATTCCAGCCACCAAAGATATGGGATTGGAAGCTGCCGGCGTTGAAATTGACCGGCGCGGTTTTATTCCGGTTGATGACCGCATGGCGGTATTATCTGGCGGTGAGCCGGTGCCCCACCTGTGGGCAATTGGCGACGCCACCGGCAAGATGATGCTCGCTCATGCAGCCTCCGCACAGGGCATCACAGCAGTGGAAAATATTTGTGGGCGTCCTCGTACCGTTGATTATCGCTGCATCCCCGCCGCCGCCTTCACTCACCCAGAAATTAGCTTTGTTGGCATGACAGAGCCGGCAGCCAAGGAAATGGGCCAAGCCGAAGGATTTGAAGTGGGAGCAGTGCGGACATACTTCAAGGGCAATTCTAAAGCTATTGCCGAAGGGGAAACCGACGGTTTAGCCAAAGTGATTTACCGGCAAGACACCGGCGAATTGTTAGGTGTTCATATTCTGGGTATCCACGCCGCCGATTTAATCCAAGAAGCCGCCAATGCCATCGCCCACCGGCAATCTGTGCGCGATTTAGCCTTCTTGGTTCACACTCATCCCACCCTCTCGGAAGTGCTGGATGAAGCCTATAAGCGAGCACTGACGCCTCACTGA
- a CDS encoding DUF5340 domain-containing protein, whose translation MEPIPLPSHIHYELLLQLLERQTMFAVGQKPSQREQVHQLISTLRKALAQQKQLEDSCERANVPIEYRWSLNDNNGEQASTQNFRKAQQQPPA comes from the coding sequence ATGGAGCCTATTCCTCTTCCTTCTCATATCCACTACGAATTGCTATTGCAACTGTTAGAGCGTCAAACAATGTTTGCTGTTGGGCAAAAGCCTTCTCAACGCGAACAGGTACATCAGCTAATTTCGACGCTCCGCAAAGCGCTTGCCCAACAGAAGCAACTAGAAGATAGCTGTGAACGAGCGAATGTACCCATAGAGTACCGTTGGTCACTCAATGACAACAACGGAGAACAGGCTTCTACTCAGAATTTTCGGAAAGCACAGCAGCAACCACCGGCCTGA